The following proteins are co-located in the Thermus thermophilus HB8 genome:
- a CDS encoding histidinol-phosphatase HisJ, whose translation MVDSHVHTPLCGHAEGHPEAYLEEARAKGLKGVVFTDHSPMPPWYDPESRMRLEALPFYLLALERVRERAQDLYVGIGLEADFHPGTEGFLAQLLRRYPFDYVIGSVHYLGAWPLDHPDHQEEYAWRDLKEVFRAYFQEVEKAARSGLFHAIGHLDLPKKFGHRLPEEALLELAEPALRAVAEAGLFLDVNTAGLRRPAKEVYPAPALLRRARELGIGLVLGSDAHRPEEVGFAFPEVQALLAGLGFREAYYFVEGSPVAYPLSRAS comes from the coding sequence ATGGTGGATAGCCACGTCCACACTCCCCTCTGCGGCCACGCGGAGGGCCACCCCGAGGCCTACCTGGAGGAGGCGCGGGCCAAGGGGCTTAAAGGCGTGGTCTTCACCGACCACAGCCCCATGCCCCCCTGGTACGACCCGGAAAGCCGGATGCGCCTCGAGGCCCTCCCCTTCTACCTCCTCGCCCTGGAAAGGGTGCGGGAACGGGCCCAGGACCTCTACGTGGGCATCGGCCTCGAGGCGGACTTCCACCCCGGCACCGAGGGCTTCTTGGCCCAGCTCTTGCGCCGCTACCCCTTTGACTACGTCATCGGGAGCGTCCACTACCTGGGGGCCTGGCCCCTGGACCACCCGGACCACCAGGAGGAGTACGCCTGGCGCGACCTCAAGGAGGTCTTCCGGGCCTACTTTCAGGAGGTGGAGAAGGCGGCCCGAAGCGGCCTCTTCCACGCCATCGGCCACCTGGACCTCCCCAAGAAGTTCGGCCACCGCCTCCCCGAGGAGGCCCTTTTGGAGCTCGCCGAGCCCGCCCTAAGGGCCGTCGCCGAGGCGGGGCTCTTCCTGGACGTGAACACCGCCGGCCTGAGGAGGCCGGCGAAGGAGGTCTACCCCGCCCCCGCCCTCCTCAGGAGGGCCCGGGAGCTCGGCATCGGGCTCGTCCTCGGCTCCGACGCCCACCGCCCGGAGGAGGTGGGCTTCGCCTTCCCCGAGGTCCAAGCCCTCCTCGCCGGGCTCGGTTTTCGGGAAGCCTACTACTTCGTGGAAGGAAGCCCCGTGGCCTACCCCTTGTCCAGGGCCTCGTAG